The Epinephelus fuscoguttatus linkage group LG7, E.fuscoguttatus.final_Chr_v1 DNA window TATTTGAgtccacatttaacaaagcAAATGATAGTTGAGTGTCTATATTCCTTGCTTTCACTCTCTCCCAGAATTGTGAAGCAAGAAGCAGACCATGCCCAGAGAGAGTCACCAGAGAAGGCAGAGCCGGGGAGGACCAATGGTGTCGCAGAACCACGGTCCATCGACATCCTGGAACTGCTCAGCAAAGCCAAGGAGGAATACCAGAGAGTGAGGAGGCggacacacacatcacatgttaTTTGGGTTCTTAGATGAGCaaatgtgttttcctttttatgtgtttttagtcCTGGCACTGGGTATTTCTTAACTGTCATTGCAGtttatacaaacaaaaaaatcaatttggatcacagactgtgtgtgacCTAAGGAAAAAATATAGCATCACTAGTACTCCATCCATACCTCTTCAACACTGTGTGAAGCACCTTCACAGGTCTGCTGACTCAACAGAAACAGACTCATAAGTATGCATCTCTAAATCTGGGATTATTTCAAGTCGGGCATTGGGAAATGTGCGTGTGTTTTACAGGCACAGGCAGGTGAAACAGATGTATCTACAGAGCCTAATGTGAAAGCAGCTGTCAACACCACAGAGCATGTGCACAGCACACCTCTACCTGAAAaggtacatacagtacacaaaCATGTACGCAAAGGTCtgatgtttattcatttatctgtaCCGTTTTATGTTGTGAGTGTTGTCATCCTGTTAAATCTTACATACAGAGACTGTGGAGGAGGGCAAAGAGATGGTGCATGTCTTTATCTCAGGTGTCACTGTCAGCCTTTTAGCATTTGGCAGCAGAAAGCTGCTGATAATGTAGGATGTAGTTGCAAGCAGACGGACACACTCCTCCTACCTCCAGGTTTTATATCAGACGCAGGGCAGAAACAAACAATTCTTCACAACTGAGATTGACGTATAGGTGGGTTTATTTTGGGTCCAGCTCTCATTTAGCAAAATGCTGCATTTGTAAAGCTCCAACACTAATGGATCCTTTTTAAAGCCATTATTTGACAATTAATGGTTGACATCTTACCCCCTAAGCTACGTGGGCTCCTGTCATTATTCCCTCTCCATGTAATTATTTTTAAGATGAGTCAGATCtattattaacattttagaCCTATTAGGATCATTTGAGGTACATATTTGTACTCTGGGTTTCTACTAAAActtgtttacatgctttaatgttcaaaaaaacacttttattgtTCTCATTCTGTCAGTACTGAGCCATCTGTATTCAccttctgtctgaaatgcttcgtttagcgcctgtctctttaagacccACTCCCGAAAaggcccagtctgctctgattggtcattGTTTCTTGGTCTTCCCCATCTCAGTGTACTGTCACTGCATTGGAGGAATcactgtaacagagaatagcagcactttctaatgCGATAAATCAAAGATAAGAGCTTCTAAATCCAGATTTTCCCTAGTGAATATTTTCCAGCAGAAATGTGATCCAAAATTGGTGCGGAATTTGCTACATCAGTTACCAAGTTGACATGTTTCCTGACGTTTGCATGTagcaatgtatgtaatatataAAGTTGTAGTACCATGCCTGCAGCAGATGACCATCAAAAGAAATCTGTTACAAGCTGACATCACATTGTCTTGAAAGTAGAAAAAACGTTCATATGTTTACCTTGTTCTGAACATCCGAcattatatatgacagaaaatagggAATAGCATAACAGGTTCCCTTTAGATTCCCAGAGTCCATTGGTGCATCCTCATATTGCTGGTTTTGTCAGTTTTTATACAGTAATCTGAAAGACCTCTTAAACTGCTGTACTTGATTTTTCTGTGTCAGCACTGCTTTGTATGGGTTTTGTATGATTTCCTCTGCagctcagttttttttctttttacccaCCAGAGCTCTCATACAGTGGTGAAGCAGATCACAGTTGAGGAGCTCTTTGGCTCATCCCTCCCTAAGGACACCTCTCTACCCACAATGCCCTCACAGAACACCACCACTGCCTCCAGTGATCCCTCCACTGCTTACCTCCAGAACCAGTCTTATCCCCCTCCAGCCCACCAGAACCCACTCTTTCCTCCCCCTCTCGCAGCCCAAGACACTGGGTCAGGTCAGCGGCACCAAGTCCCTGGCTTGCTCCCAGCTCCATATGTGCTACACCCCAGCCCTGTTTTCCAGTCAGTGGTTCCCAGGTCAGATCCCCAACCTCGATGCTCAGTCTCCCCGCTCATGGTGCTTCCGCCTGGCTCAGAGCCTCGAGTTGCTCCCACTGGTCCTGCAGCACCCCCAGCAGCTCCTACGACCTTTTTGGGACAGGATATGCTCAGCTCCCTCAAAGCGCCGGTGCCATCTGTGAATTCGGACATCCACAAACCCATCCTCGCACCCAACTTTCTACCAAGTGCGCTGTTCCCACCCCACAGCTTCCAAGAACCCATGGGGAAACCCCTTCTCCAGCACAGCAAGGAGATGGATGTTTTCTCTCAGCCCCCAAGCCTGATGAAATCCATGTCTGTgagttcaacattttttcttaGCAGCTGATTCTGTGGATCTGTTTGATGATGTTACCCTCATTAGTGTATTTTATGTCACATATACTTTTATACCACAATAAATTAGGTTATAATCCAGCATATTGTTTGTTATAATGCCAGTTCTTCTCCTTTGTCTCACTCCGTCTTCACGCTTTCTATTCTCAGGCTGTTCCCATGAGTCCAGGTCTTGCTGTTCCAGGGCAGTCGATGTCTGTACTTCTCTCCCCCAGCGCCTTCCAGCAGTCCATCAATAAGACAACAGCTGCAGCATCGGTGGTCCCTCCTGCCCCCTCTGAGCCCTCCTCCACCTCCGTAGGCACTTTAGAGCCTCCACAAGCAGCCTGCAGCAAAACACAGCTACAGGATACTCTGATACACCTCATTAAGGTAAACAAAGggcataaaatacataaaagcaGTACTGTTGGTTCTTTGGAGTGGAAAACCTTTAAGATAAGGCTGTTTTCTATCACCATACCATTGCAATTTCAAAAGAAAAGGCTCCATTGTATAGTTAAAAGATTAGTTCACCCACATTACAAACAAAGAAAGctaataaatattaatttagGATGTAGACCCAGGGACAACATTTTGTTGCTGTGCAATAGTTCCTGGTGGCAAAATAGTTTGTGTTTCAGAACTATGACTGTCTGACCTGGCAGATCAGCGCTTCGGGGATAGTTTTGGTTTGCTCGGAAGCCAACGGAGCTTCGTGGCCAGCTTCCTGGCTTCAGGGTGCTTCCACCTTTGGTCTGAAGTTGAACCCAGTGACTCTGAGGAGCTCTGATGCTGGCCTAAGAGCTCCATGACTGGTTTCCAAGCTTCTTGACACTTTGGCGTCTTGTATAAACTTTGCATTCTCACACAGATGTGCTCTTGGGTTGCAAATTTTTGGCACAGATGGATTTAACATGAATCAGCACTTGGGTAGTCATACCAATGTAATTCATCACCTTTACGAGTACAAAGTTTAGTACCCTACTACAGACCTCACTATCTACAATTTTCAATGGAACTTGTTTCTGCCAAAGAAGTGCTTCCAAAGAAAACAATTGACGGTGTTGTGTGAATAACGGAGACCCTGATTCTGAAAAGAGATGCTGCTGTTAAGATTAGTGTCTTAGTGTGAAAAGTCACACCTTCAAAAGAATTCAGATGTAGtaacagttttacagttttatgtTTCCAGTTAAAAGATTGAATTCCAATGAAAACTGTCATCTTattgtgtaaacacacacacacacacttaggtGTAGTTTGTTCATTCCTCTCTCGTTCACTTCCTCCCATCTAGAACGATCCAGACTTCCTCAGTGCCATTCATGATGCTTACCTGCAGAGTCTCTCCAAGGACTTCAGCAACATAAAGCTATAGTCTGCTTCAACCATCGCCACTATCACTCTCAGTGCTACGACCCCTTTGTGACTTTTGAAGAATCCAGACATTAATGGGAGATAGAAGAAGTGCAGGATAACAGGTTTTTGACACACTGTACACCACAACTCTACAAACTACTCTGTTTTATGGGGAAAATATAGCATGCAACCCTCTGATCTTCACTCCAAACTTGTTTTTTGAGTTCTCACCTGAACACTGACGCTGTCCTGGCTACTCACGTTAACTTGGATCGACTTTTTTGTCTGCTTTATTAAGCCAGAACTACTGTTGGAGAGAAGCAAGGAGATAAAACTTGCCAGTGTGGCCTTGAGTTTTCATATTCACTTTATAAATATGATAAAACAGTTTGCCACGCACTGGTAAGGTTAAGCTGTTGCTAGTTTATTTCACTTGAGGACGGGACCAAAGCGGAGCTTCGGTGACCTCAGATTATTACACTCTTGACCTTCGGACAGATGATTGTGGAGCTTGAACAGTATGGGAATCACAGATGCTGCCTCTCTTACTCATATGTCTTTGGACTTCTCGTAGTGCGGGAATATGGGAACAGAGAAAACGAGAAGAGAAAGACCTCTGTGCTGGGGACCTCAGAACTGTTTTGGGGGTCTTTGCAGACAGACTGTCTAACTGTGTGGCATTAAAAGGACTGCTCATTTTCGCTTTTTGACCTTCACCCTCAAAGCATTGCTGAGGCCTGTATTTTCCTGATAACACCGCAGAGACAGCGAACAATTTTtgtggcattttgtttttgttggtgtcCTTGATTGAGGAGAttgttgaggtttttttttttccaaccctTTTCCAAGGAAGAAAAAGAACTTCCGTTATTGTTTGGAGAAGCACTTGCAGCTAAATCTAAGAATCAGTTCCTCTCAGCTGCTCTTTTAATGTTACGTTACAGACTGCAAAGTGTTCATAAACACTACCCAGCTTCTTGCTATCTTTCTCCACATTTCTCTCTACCCttgctctttctctgtctgtgtgtctttttccTCGTCTGTGTCGTTCATCTTTCCTCCACCAGCTGAGCTCAGTACTTGATGTTCTTGGAGAGGAACGTGCAATAGACGACAGTCGCTATGCCTTTAGAGATACCAGCATTTTGGGATACTTTAAGATGGTACAGTAGAGCTAAATTTATTTGAACCACTGGGTTCTGGTTCTGCAACGGTGTTgaatttttaaatatcacaaaaaactCAACACAACTTGCTATTGATTTTTGGATCATGTTTACCTTCACACCTTAAATATAAAATAGAGAGCGGATATGCTTTTGATAGCTTCAGTAAGTTTCACACCACTTGAGTTTCAACCTGTAATCCAAATTAATGACGAAAAATATAAACTACCTCTATTCCTGTCACTAAATTTATTTTTCCAGGCCACAGCTACATCTCATGTCACAAGACTGTGAAGACAAATTAAATTGTGGTACCTTGTCAGGCTTTTTTGCAGTAAAAGGCTACTGCAGTACAGAACCATTAACCCTGCAGAGTGCAGTAGGGAACAGGAAACAGCACATCTGTCTATTGATGCAGTTTGAGAACAAATAACTGATCTAATGTGCATCAAAAAATCA harbors:
- the dcp1a gene encoding mRNA-decapping enzyme 1A translates to METVNAGQMMSLAALQRQDPYINKLLDVTGQVALYNFNSKANEWEKTEIEGTLFVYARSASPHHGFTIMNRLSTENLVEPINKDLEFQLQDPFLLYRNGNLGIYSIWFYDKRDCQRIAQLMVKIVKQEADHAQRESPEKAEPGRTNGVAEPRSIDILELLSKAKEEYQRAQAGETDVSTEPNVKAAVNTTEHVHSTPLPEKSSHTVVKQITVEELFGSSLPKDTSLPTMPSQNTTTASSDPSTAYLQNQSYPPPAHQNPLFPPPLAAQDTGSGQRHQVPGLLPAPYVLHPSPVFQSVVPRSDPQPRCSVSPLMVLPPGSEPRVAPTGPAAPPAAPTTFLGQDMLSSLKAPVPSVNSDIHKPILAPNFLPSALFPPHSFQEPMGKPLLQHSKEMDVFSQPPSLMKSMSAVPMSPGLAVPGQSMSVLLSPSAFQQSINKTTAAASVVPPAPSEPSSTSVGTLEPPQAACSKTQLQDTLIHLIKNDPDFLSAIHDAYLQSLSKDFSNIKL